One Perognathus longimembris pacificus isolate PPM17 chromosome 2, ASM2315922v1, whole genome shotgun sequence DNA segment encodes these proteins:
- the Fignl1 gene encoding fidgetin-like protein 1, whose product MQTSSSKSVHLSEWQKNYFIVTSGTCTPEEKADAYRAQVLRIQYAWANSEISQVCATKLFKRYAEKYSAIIDSDNAETGLNNYAENILALASSQQTDSEKWQSGLSVSTVFNMASVQKMMQAGKKMKDSLVDSAEASVVLHKEAAVFDLPKLSVGSGSGEGDLLPSLNQDRDWAKDSAGSNLGCIQPQSALLSNTTKTCPTSSASLGESATAKFHTTPLFRNSQRENHSSSKANMGLNMFLPNQSVYASGTINAFSNPPLNKAFSKTEDNGQQEDGSLSTFKTAKEQLWIDQQKKSHQSQRASGSSYGGVKKSLGAGRSRGIFGKFVPPVPKPDAGEQNGGMQYKPSGAGPMEPIHPVDERLKNLEPKMIELIMSEIMDRGPPVHWEDIAGVEFAKATIKEIVVWPMMRPDIFTGLRGPPKGILLFGPPGTGKTLIGKCIASQSGATFFSISASSLTSKWVGEGEKMVRALFAVARCQQPAVIFIDEIDSLLSQRGDGEHESSRRIKTEFLVQLDGATTSSEDRILVVGATNRPQEIDEAARRRLVKRLYIPLPEASARKQIVTSLMSKEPCHLSEDEVEQVVHQSEGFSGADMTQLCREASLGPIRSLHMADIATITPDQVRPIAYIDFENAFRTVRPSVSPKDLELYENWNKTFGCGK is encoded by the coding sequence ATGCAGACCTCTAGCTCTAAGTCTGTGCATCTGAGTGAATGGCAGAAGAATTACTTCATAGTTACATCCGGCACTTGTACACCAGAAGAAAAGGCAGATGCATACCGTGCACAGGTGCTGCGCATTCAGTATGCCTGGGCAAACTCGGAGATCTCCCAGGTCTGTGCTACCAAACTGTTCAAAAGGTATGCTGAGAAGTATTCTGCAATTATTGATTCTGACAATGCTGAAACGGGCCTGAATAACTATGCAGAAAACATCTTAGCTTTGGCAAGCTCTCAGCAGACTGACAGTGAGAAGTGGCAATCTGGATTGTCAGTAAGTACTGTTTTCAACATGGCAAGTGTACAGAAGATGATGCAGGCAGGCAAGAAAATGAAGGACTCTCTTGTGGACTCTGCTGAGGCCTCAGTGGTGCTCCATAAGGAGGCTGCTGTCTTTGATCTTCCCAAGCTTAGTGTTGGTAGTGGTTCTGGAGAAGGTGACTTGTTACCCAGCCTAAATCAGGACAGAGATTGGGCCAAAGACAGTGCAGGGAGCAACCTTGGCTGTATCCAGCCTCAGAGTGCCTTGCTGTCCAACACCACTAAGACTTGCCCTACCTCCTCTGCGTCTTTAGGTGAGTCAGCCACTGCAAAATTCCACACCACACCATTATTCAGAAACTCCCAAAGGGAAAATCATAGCTCTTCTAAAGCCAATATGGGACTAAATATGTTCTTACCTAATCAGTCTGTCTATGCTTCTGGTACCATCAATGCCTTCTCAAATCCACCACTGAATAAGGCTTTTAGTAAAACAGAAGATAATGGCCAGCAGGAGGATGGCAGCTTGTCTACCTTCAAAACTGCTAAAGAACAATTATGGATTGATCAGCAAAAAAAGTCTCACCAGTCCCAGCGTGCATCTGGGTCTTCATATGGTGGGGTAAAAAAGTCTCTGGGAGCAGGGAGGTCTCGAGGGATTTTTGGAAAGTTTGTTCCCCCTGTGCCTAAGCCAGATGCTGGAGAGCAGAATGGAGGGATGCAGTACAAGCCCAGTGGGGCAGGACCTATGGAGCCAATACATCCTGTGGATGAGCGTTTGAAGAACTTGGAGCCAAAGATGATTGAACTTATCATGAGTGAGATTATGGATCGTGGTCCTCCAGTACATTGGGAAGACATTGCAGGAGTAGAATTTGCCAAAGCAACAATTAAGGAAATAGTTGTATGGCCCATGATGAGGCCAGACATCTTCACTGGGTTGCGTGGACCCCCGAAAGGAATTCTTCTCTTTGGTCCTCCTGGGACTGGTAAAACTCTGATTGGTAAGTGCATTGCTAGTCAGTCTGGAGCAACATTCTTTAGCATCTCTGCTTCATCCTTGACTTCTAAATGGGTAGGTGAGGGGGAGAAAATGGTCCGAGCGTTGTTTGCTGTTGCTAGGTGTCAGCAACCAGCTGTGATATTTATTGATGAAATTGATTCCCTGTTATCGCAGCGAGGAGATGGTGAACACGAATCTTCCAGAAGGATAAAAACAGAATTTTTAGTTCAGCTAGATGGAGCAACCACATCTTCTGAAGATCGAATCCTAGTGGTGGGAGCAACCAATCGGCCACAAGAAATTGATGAGGCTGCCCGGAGAAGACTAGTGAAGAGGCTTTACATTCCCTTACCGGAAGCTTCAGCCAGGAAACAGATAGTAACCAGTTTGATGTCCAAGGAGCCGTGTCACCTCAGTGAGGATGAAGTTGAGCAGGTGGTCCATCAGTCAGAAGGCTTCTCCGGAGCAGACATGACCCAGCTTTGCCGGGAGGCTTCACTAGGACCTATTCGCAGTTTACACATGGCTGACATTGCGACCATAACACCAGATCAAGTTCGACCCATAGCTTATATTGATTTTGAAAATGCTTTTAGAACTGTGCGCCCTAGTGTGTCTCCAAAAGATCTAGAGCTTTATGAGAACTGGAACAAAACATTTGGTTGTGGAAAGTAA